Proteins from one Catenuloplanes atrovinosus genomic window:
- a CDS encoding class I SAM-dependent methyltransferase, producing MTSTLTRRDISDMMQAYKKTSLLRTGVGLGVFDALADGPLGADDLAARRELHPRGARILLDALAAIGLVEPVDGRFALAPAAAEHLVSTRPDYLGGMVKVMSSDWEWDALRDLDGAVRAGGTVLDTHAETPGYRYWEDFAEYATKVARPTAEVMAEVLAPWAKERETLDVLDVACGHGMYGYTMAAHNPHARVWSLDWENVLAVTAQHAAAMGVADRASFIPGDMFTEPLGGPYDLVLLTNVTHHFSEQRVTELVTRLGTVVRPGGRLVIVGFTTGDEPPALDPAPYLFSVLMLVWTHEGESHSVAAYDRALAAGGFGPATVHPTDLPFRILVADRKD from the coding sequence GTGACGAGCACGCTGACCCGACGCGACATCTCCGACATGATGCAGGCATACAAGAAGACCAGCCTGCTGCGTACCGGCGTAGGGCTGGGGGTGTTCGACGCGCTGGCCGACGGGCCGCTCGGCGCGGACGACCTCGCGGCCCGGCGCGAGCTGCATCCGCGCGGCGCCCGCATCCTGCTGGACGCGCTGGCCGCGATCGGGCTGGTGGAGCCGGTCGACGGCCGGTTCGCGCTGGCCCCGGCCGCGGCCGAGCACCTGGTCAGCACGCGGCCGGACTATCTCGGCGGCATGGTCAAGGTGATGTCCAGCGACTGGGAGTGGGACGCGCTGCGCGACCTCGACGGCGCGGTCCGGGCCGGCGGCACCGTGCTGGACACGCACGCGGAGACGCCCGGCTACCGCTACTGGGAGGACTTCGCGGAGTACGCCACGAAGGTCGCCCGGCCGACCGCCGAGGTGATGGCGGAGGTGCTCGCGCCGTGGGCGAAGGAGCGCGAGACGCTGGACGTGCTCGACGTCGCCTGCGGCCACGGCATGTACGGCTACACCATGGCCGCGCACAACCCGCACGCGCGCGTGTGGTCGCTGGACTGGGAGAACGTGCTCGCGGTGACGGCGCAGCACGCGGCCGCGATGGGCGTGGCCGACCGCGCGTCGTTCATCCCGGGCGACATGTTCACCGAGCCGCTGGGCGGGCCGTACGACCTGGTCCTGCTCACCAACGTCACGCACCACTTCTCCGAGCAGCGGGTCACCGAGCTGGTCACCCGGCTCGGCACCGTGGTCCGGCCGGGCGGCCGGCTGGTGATCGTCGGGTTCACCACCGGCGACGAGCCGCCCGCGCTGGACCCGGCGCCGTACCTGTTCTCCGTGCTGATGCTGGTGTGGACGCACGAGGGGGAGTCGCACTCGGTCGCGGCCTACGACCGGGCGCTCGCGGCCGGCGGGTTCGGGCCGGCCACCGTGCACCCGACCGACCTGCCGTTCCGCATCCTCGTCGCCGACCGGAAGGACTGA
- a CDS encoding FAD-dependent oxidoreductase: MTERTQVLITGAGPVGLSTALFLARRGIRPLVVERRAALSSIPRATGLHARTMELFRTAGLEDPIRDAGLKIVGPDQETELVRAGRATPLVMLGARSLAELRESFVLESHDVPYADFSPSWPIWCGQDHYEPLIHDAAVAAGAEVRFGTALTGLSQDADGVTATLDQGETVRADYLVGADGVKSTVRDLVGIGQRSHGSAGHFVSIIFRAKIELPDDAPRFTLIYLMNPAAQGLLLYIEPGRWMFGVNYYPERGQSPADFTRERCVEYARIAAGDPHLDVDVESYTPWDATHMVADGYRAGRVFLAGDACHAHPPAGGFGVNAGVQDAHNLAWKLAAVLRGEAGPALLDTYQAERHPIGAATADQAWMLFRSRGRLAEEDRDRYRDFVVVTMGYRYDSAAVEGAPPDAEVLPRALSFTGEPGSRVPHGWVVRDGARVSTIDLFTDDLTLVAAPGGGAWADSAARVAAELGVPLRAYRLGVDLIDPDAGWQAAAGLDHGGALLVRPDGIVAWRATGPGAEHDVPLRRLLAR, from the coding sequence GTGACTGAACGGACACAGGTGCTGATCACCGGCGCCGGGCCGGTCGGACTGTCCACCGCGCTGTTCCTGGCCCGCCGCGGCATCCGGCCGCTGGTCGTGGAGCGCCGCGCCGCGCTCTCCTCGATCCCGCGCGCCACCGGCCTGCACGCGCGCACCATGGAGCTGTTCCGCACGGCCGGGCTGGAGGACCCGATCCGCGACGCCGGGCTGAAGATCGTCGGGCCGGATCAGGAGACCGAGCTGGTCCGGGCCGGGCGGGCCACGCCCCTGGTGATGCTGGGCGCGCGGTCGCTGGCCGAGCTGCGGGAGTCGTTCGTGCTGGAGTCGCACGACGTGCCGTACGCGGACTTCAGCCCGAGCTGGCCGATCTGGTGCGGGCAGGACCACTACGAGCCGCTGATCCACGACGCGGCCGTGGCCGCCGGCGCGGAGGTCCGGTTCGGCACCGCGCTGACCGGGCTCAGCCAGGACGCGGACGGCGTCACCGCGACGCTGGACCAGGGCGAGACCGTGCGGGCGGACTACCTGGTCGGCGCGGACGGGGTGAAGAGCACGGTCCGCGACCTGGTCGGCATCGGGCAGCGCAGCCACGGTTCGGCCGGTCACTTCGTCAGCATCATCTTCCGCGCGAAGATCGAGCTGCCGGACGACGCGCCCCGGTTCACGCTGATCTACCTGATGAACCCGGCCGCGCAGGGGCTGCTGCTCTACATCGAGCCGGGCCGGTGGATGTTCGGCGTCAACTACTACCCGGAGCGCGGGCAGTCGCCGGCCGATTTCACCCGGGAGCGGTGCGTGGAGTACGCCCGGATCGCGGCCGGTGACCCGCACCTGGACGTGGACGTGGAGTCGTACACGCCGTGGGACGCCACCCACATGGTCGCGGACGGATACCGGGCCGGGCGGGTGTTCCTGGCCGGGGACGCCTGCCACGCGCACCCGCCGGCCGGTGGGTTCGGCGTCAACGCGGGCGTGCAGGACGCGCACAACCTGGCCTGGAAGCTCGCGGCCGTGCTGCGCGGCGAGGCCGGCCCGGCGCTGCTGGACACGTATCAGGCCGAGCGGCACCCGATCGGCGCGGCCACGGCGGACCAGGCGTGGATGCTGTTCCGCAGCCGGGGCCGGCTGGCCGAGGAGGACCGGGACCGCTACCGCGACTTCGTGGTGGTGACCATGGGCTACCGGTACGACTCGGCCGCGGTCGAGGGCGCCCCGCCGGACGCGGAGGTGCTGCCGCGCGCGCTGTCGTTCACCGGCGAGCCGGGCAGCCGGGTGCCGCACGGCTGGGTGGTCCGGGACGGCGCGCGGGTCTCCACGATCGACCTGTTCACCGACGACCTCACGCTGGTCGCGGCGCCGGGCGGGGGCGCGTGGGCGGACTCGGCCGCGCGGGTCGCCGCCGAGCTGGGCGTGCCGCTGCGTGCGTACCGCCTGGGGGTGGATCTGATCGACCCGGACGCGGGGTGGCAGGCCGCCGCGGGGCTGGACCACGGCGGCGCGCTGCTGGTCCGGCCGGACGGCATCGTCGCCTGGCGCGCCACCGGACCGGGCGCGGAGCACGACGTGCCGCTGCGCCGCCTCCTCGCCCGCTGA
- a CDS encoding acetyl-CoA carboxylase biotin carboxyl carrier protein, whose product MTDELDEACTSVARLLAASPAPVRRLRLQHGDLMVEMEWAETAAPEAAPAAVPRAPESSDAGLAYVSAPMVGVFYRAPKPGEEPFVREGDTVRPGQQVAIIEAMKIMIPVEAEAAGEVVKILAEDGSPVEYGEHLIAVAG is encoded by the coding sequence GTGACGGACGAGCTCGACGAGGCCTGCACGAGCGTGGCGCGGCTGCTGGCGGCGTCGCCGGCGCCGGTGCGCCGCCTGCGCCTGCAACACGGCGACCTGATGGTGGAGATGGAGTGGGCGGAGACCGCGGCGCCGGAGGCGGCCCCGGCCGCGGTTCCGCGCGCGCCGGAGTCGTCCGACGCCGGGCTGGCGTACGTCAGCGCGCCGATGGTCGGCGTGTTCTACCGCGCGCCGAAGCCGGGCGAGGAGCCGTTCGTCCGCGAGGGCGACACGGTCCGGCCCGGCCAGCAGGTCGCGATCATCGAGGCCATGAAGATCATGATCCCGGTCGAGGCGGAGGCGGCCGGCGAGGTGGTCAAGATCCTGGCCGAGGACGGCAGCCCGGTCGAGTACGGCGAGCACCTGATCGCCGTGGCCGGCTGA
- a CDS encoding SRPBCC family protein, with translation MAGHTDNSVLIAAPLDLVWEMTNDVASWPELFSEYASAEILHRDGDTVRFRLTMHPDEAGRVWSWVSERTADPATHTVRARRIETGAFKYMNLFWEYVPRDDGVLMRWVQDFELKPGAHTDDEGMTAHLNRTSRAQQDRIRDLVEKAAA, from the coding sequence ATGGCCGGGCACACCGACAACAGCGTGCTCATCGCGGCGCCGCTGGACCTGGTCTGGGAGATGACCAACGACGTGGCGAGCTGGCCGGAGCTGTTCAGCGAGTACGCGTCCGCGGAGATCCTGCACCGCGACGGCGACACGGTCCGGTTCCGCCTCACCATGCACCCGGACGAGGCCGGTCGCGTGTGGAGCTGGGTCTCCGAGCGAACCGCCGACCCGGCCACGCACACGGTCCGGGCCCGGCGCATCGAGACGGGCGCGTTCAAGTACATGAACCTGTTCTGGGAGTACGTGCCGCGCGACGACGGCGTGCTGATGCGCTGGGTGCAGGACTTCGAGCTGAAGCCGGGTGCGCACACCGACGACGAGGGCATGACCGCCCACCTCAACCGCACCTCCCGGGCCCAGCAGGACCGCATCCGGGACCTGGTGGAGAAGGCCGCGGCATGA
- a CDS encoding acyl carrier protein: MTTFTLPDLRRILETSSGAVEGVDWAAPETADALFGELGYDSLAMLELASIVRQEYGVVIPDDAATSMKTPRDVLDFVNARLAEA, from the coding sequence ATGACCACGTTCACGCTGCCGGACCTGCGGCGCATCCTGGAGACCTCGTCCGGCGCGGTCGAGGGCGTCGACTGGGCGGCGCCGGAGACCGCGGACGCGCTCTTCGGCGAGCTCGGCTACGACTCGCTGGCGATGCTGGAGCTGGCCTCGATCGTGCGCCAGGAGTACGGCGTCGTCATCCCGGACGACGCGGCCACGTCGATGAAGACGCCGCGGGACGTCCTGGACTTCGTCAACGCGCGCCTGGCGGAGGCCTGA
- a CDS encoding TcmI family type II polyketide cyclase, translating to MAYRALMVMRMDPAHADTVAELFREHDEGDMPQVVGISRRTLFRHHDLYLHLLEADHDVLDKLYAARSRPDFQQVNARLAAYLRRYAPDGWTELRDSMAQPFYTWSADEGSRL from the coding sequence ATGGCATACCGCGCGCTCATGGTGATGCGGATGGACCCGGCGCACGCGGACACCGTCGCCGAGCTGTTCCGCGAGCACGACGAGGGCGACATGCCCCAGGTCGTGGGGATCAGCCGCCGGACGCTGTTCCGGCACCACGACCTCTACCTGCACCTGCTCGAAGCGGACCACGACGTGCTGGACAAGCTCTACGCCGCACGCTCCCGCCCCGACTTCCAGCAGGTCAACGCGCGACTCGCGGCCTACCTGCGCCGGTACGCCCCGGACGGCTGGACCGAGCTGCGCGACTCCATGGCCCAGCCGTTCTACACCTGGTCCGCCGACGAAGGGAGCCGGTTGTGA
- a CDS encoding antibiotic biosynthesis monooxygenase family protein has protein sequence MSEIGVKNGVATMINVFHVEPEDQKKLVALLVETTESVMRHVPGFVSANIHASVDGTRVVNYAQWESEEHIEAMLADPEVHPHFAEVRAIARPERGTYRVVYVEEANPRD, from the coding sequence ATGAGCGAGATCGGTGTGAAAAATGGTGTGGCGACGATGATCAATGTCTTCCACGTGGAGCCGGAGGACCAGAAGAAGCTGGTCGCGCTGCTGGTGGAGACGACGGAGTCGGTGATGCGGCACGTGCCGGGCTTCGTCTCGGCGAACATCCACGCCAGCGTCGACGGCACCCGGGTCGTCAACTACGCCCAGTGGGAGAGCGAGGAGCACATCGAGGCGATGCTCGCGGACCCGGAGGTGCACCCGCACTTCGCGGAGGTCCGCGCGATCGCCCGGCCGGAGCGCGGCACGTACCGCGTCGTGTACGTCGAGGAGGCGAACCCCCGTGACTGA
- a CDS encoding acetyl-CoA carboxylase carboxyltransferase subunit alpha — protein sequence MTTSAAVPTASLTEWSVCGRCRSLLYGRRLDRNLRVCPECGHHEPLSAPQRIAQLFDEGSVRPLDVTASTVDRLGFVDSRPYPLRLAQARDATGLDEAVVCVRGTVHGRPLFAAVMDFRFLGGSLGTAVGELITQTAERARDASTPLLIVAASGGARMQEGALSLMQMAKTASALRRLDEAGVLTVCLVTDPTYGGVAASFATLCDVIIAEPGARLGFAGPRVIAQTMRAALPEGFQTAEFLLARGMIDGIRPRTQLRETLGRLLLTRGDLPGGGVAPIAEPAALADPDPWEQVRTARHLGRPTTLDYAGSVLDTFQELHGDRTSGDDPAIVGGLGRIGGQPVMLIGTQKGHTPADLAARNFGMATPAGYRKAARLMRMAAKLGVPVLTLIDTPGAYHGMEAEENGQAIAIAENLRLMAGLPVPVIATVTGEGGSGGALALGVADRVLMASGAIYSVISPEGCAAILWKSAAEAPRAAAALGLRPRDLVATGVVDAVVPEPDGGAHTAPAHTASRLRAVLVHELSALLTRTPEELVARRHARFRALGVDEGGTDR from the coding sequence ATGACGACCTCGGCTGCGGTGCCGACCGCGAGTCTGACCGAGTGGTCGGTGTGCGGGCGGTGCCGGTCCCTGCTCTACGGCCGGCGCCTCGACCGGAACCTGCGGGTGTGCCCGGAGTGCGGCCACCACGAGCCGCTGTCCGCGCCGCAGCGGATCGCGCAGCTGTTCGACGAGGGCAGCGTGCGGCCGCTGGACGTGACGGCGTCCACGGTGGACCGGCTCGGGTTCGTCGACTCCCGGCCGTACCCGCTGCGGCTGGCTCAGGCCCGGGACGCGACCGGGCTGGACGAGGCCGTGGTCTGCGTGCGCGGCACCGTGCACGGCCGGCCGCTGTTCGCCGCCGTGATGGATTTCCGGTTTCTCGGCGGCAGCCTCGGCACCGCGGTCGGCGAGCTGATCACGCAGACCGCGGAGCGGGCGCGCGACGCGAGCACGCCGCTGCTGATCGTGGCCGCGTCCGGCGGCGCGCGCATGCAGGAGGGCGCGCTGTCGCTGATGCAGATGGCCAAGACCGCCTCGGCGCTGCGCCGGCTGGACGAGGCCGGCGTGCTCACCGTGTGCCTGGTCACCGACCCGACGTACGGGGGCGTGGCCGCGTCGTTCGCCACGCTCTGCGACGTGATCATCGCGGAGCCCGGCGCGCGGCTGGGCTTCGCCGGCCCGCGCGTCATCGCGCAGACCATGCGGGCGGCGCTGCCGGAGGGCTTCCAGACGGCGGAGTTCCTGCTGGCCCGCGGCATGATCGACGGCATCCGGCCGCGCACGCAGCTGCGCGAGACGCTGGGCCGGCTGCTGCTCACCCGCGGCGACCTGCCCGGCGGCGGCGTGGCGCCGATCGCCGAGCCGGCCGCGCTGGCCGACCCGGACCCGTGGGAGCAGGTGCGGACGGCCCGGCACCTGGGGCGGCCGACCACGCTCGACTACGCCGGGTCGGTGCTGGACACGTTCCAGGAGTTGCACGGCGACCGCACCTCCGGCGACGATCCGGCGATCGTGGGCGGGCTCGGCCGGATCGGCGGGCAGCCGGTGATGCTGATCGGCACGCAGAAGGGGCACACGCCCGCGGACCTGGCCGCGCGCAACTTCGGCATGGCCACGCCCGCCGGGTATCGCAAGGCCGCGCGCCTGATGCGGATGGCCGCGAAGCTCGGCGTCCCGGTGCTCACGCTGATCGACACGCCCGGCGCCTACCACGGCATGGAGGCCGAGGAGAACGGCCAGGCCATCGCGATCGCGGAGAACCTGCGCCTGATGGCCGGGCTCCCGGTGCCGGTGATCGCGACGGTCACCGGCGAGGGCGGCAGCGGCGGCGCGCTCGCGCTGGGCGTGGCCGACCGGGTGCTGATGGCCTCCGGCGCGATCTACTCGGTGATCAGCCCGGAGGGCTGCGCCGCGATCCTGTGGAAGAGCGCGGCGGAGGCGCCGCGGGCCGCGGCCGCGCTCGGGCTGCGGCCGCGCGACCTGGTCGCCACCGGCGTGGTGGACGCGGTCGTGCCGGAGCCGGACGGCGGCGCGCACACCGCACCCGCGCACACCGCGAGCCGGCTGCGGGCGGTGCTCGTCCACGAGCTGTCCGCGCTGCTCACCCGTACCCCCGAGGAGCTCGTGGCGCGCCGGCACGCGCGCTTCCGGGCGCTCGGCGTCGACGAAGGAGGGACCGACCGGTGA
- the metK gene encoding methionine adenosyltransferase: protein MRLFTSESVTEGHPDKIADQISDGILDALLADDPRSRVAVETLITTGQVHVAGEVTTRAYADIPAIVRDVVLGIGYDSSAKGFDGASCGVSVSIGAQSPDIARGVDTAVERREDGSAEELDAQGAGDQGMMFGFACAETPELMPLPIALAHRMARRLAEVRRDGSVPYLRPDGKTQVTVGYDGARPVRLETVVVSSQHAPEVSLDGLLVPDVRERVVEPVLASLDLDVAGYRLLVNPTGRFEIGGPMGDAGLTGRKIIVDTYGGYARHGGGAFSGKDPSKVDRSGAYAMRWVAKNVVAAGLAERCETQVAYAIGRAHPVSVSVETFGTENVPAERIERAITEVFDLRPAAIIRDLDLLRPIYRQTAAYGHFGRDLLPWEGTERAQDLKSAVGG from the coding sequence ATGCGCCTGTTCACGTCCGAGTCGGTGACCGAGGGGCACCCGGACAAGATCGCTGACCAGATCAGCGACGGCATCCTGGACGCGCTGCTCGCGGACGATCCGCGCAGCCGCGTCGCGGTGGAGACGCTGATTACTACCGGTCAGGTGCACGTGGCCGGCGAGGTGACCACCCGGGCGTACGCGGACATCCCGGCCATCGTCCGCGACGTCGTGCTCGGCATCGGGTACGACTCGTCCGCCAAGGGCTTCGACGGCGCCTCCTGCGGCGTCAGCGTGTCCATCGGCGCGCAGTCGCCGGACATCGCGCGCGGCGTCGACACCGCGGTCGAGCGCCGGGAGGACGGCTCCGCCGAGGAACTGGACGCGCAGGGCGCCGGCGATCAGGGCATGATGTTCGGCTTCGCCTGCGCGGAGACGCCGGAGCTGATGCCGCTGCCGATCGCGCTGGCCCACCGGATGGCGCGCCGGCTCGCGGAGGTGCGCCGGGACGGGTCCGTGCCGTACCTGCGGCCGGACGGCAAGACCCAGGTCACCGTGGGTTACGACGGCGCGCGGCCGGTGCGGCTGGAGACGGTGGTGGTCTCCAGCCAGCACGCGCCGGAGGTGTCGCTGGACGGGCTGCTCGTGCCGGACGTGCGGGAGCGGGTGGTGGAGCCGGTGCTGGCCTCGCTGGACCTGGACGTGGCCGGGTACCGGCTGCTGGTCAACCCGACCGGGCGGTTCGAGATCGGCGGGCCGATGGGGGACGCGGGACTGACCGGACGGAAGATCATCGTCGATACGTACGGCGGATACGCGCGGCACGGGGGAGGGGCGTTCTCGGGCAAGGACCCGTCGAAGGTGGACCGGTCGGGGGCGTACGCGATGCGGTGGGTCGCCAAGAACGTGGTGGCGGCGGGGCTGGCGGAGCGGTGCGAGACGCAGGTGGCGTACGCGATCGGCCGCGCGCACCCGGTGAGCGTGTCGGTGGAGACGTTCGGGACGGAGAACGTGCCGGCGGAGCGGATCGAGCGGGCGATCACGGAGGTCTTCGACCTGCGCCCGGCCGCGATCATCCGCGACCTGGACCTGCTGCGGCCGATCTACCGGCAGACGGCCGCTTACGGGCACTTCGGGCGCGACCTGCTGCCGTGGGAGGGGACGGAGCGGGCCCAGGACCTCAAGAGCGCGGTGGGCGGTTAA
- a CDS encoding acetyl-CoA carboxylase biotin carboxylase subunit: MFESVLIANRGEIAVRVARTCREMGIRSIAVYSTADRDSAVVRIADDAVHIGPAPGRRSYLSPPAIVEAARLAGAEAVHPGYGFLSEDPDFAEICAANDLTFIGPPPDVMARLADKARTRALMAAAGLPILPGTTHAVETPAEARETADRIGLPVIIKAVAGGGGRGVRVVRDAGELTTGYLESRAAAQALFGDSRVYLERFLESARHVEVQVLADTHGGVIHLGERDCSVQRRHQKLIEESPAPGLPDELLDRIRTAAVTGARAAGYVGAGTFEFLVGRENDFHLMEVNCRLQVEHPVTEMVTGVDLVREQILIAAGERMTLRQEDVRLDGVAIECRVNAEDPARDFLPTPGVVTTFLPPGGQFVRVDTHGYAGYRVPPDYDSLLAKVIAWAPDREQAMARMRRALGEFGIEGQGVRTTAPYLRDLIDHPLFRTAKHDTGLIS; this comes from the coding sequence GTGTTCGAGTCAGTGCTCATCGCCAACCGCGGCGAGATCGCCGTCCGCGTCGCCCGCACCTGCCGGGAGATGGGAATCCGCAGCATCGCGGTCTACTCCACGGCCGACCGGGACTCCGCCGTGGTCCGGATCGCCGACGACGCCGTCCACATCGGGCCCGCGCCCGGCCGCCGCAGCTACCTGAGCCCACCCGCGATCGTGGAGGCCGCGCGGCTGGCCGGCGCCGAGGCGGTCCACCCCGGTTACGGCTTCCTCTCCGAGGACCCGGACTTCGCGGAGATCTGCGCGGCCAACGACCTCACGTTCATCGGCCCGCCGCCGGACGTGATGGCGCGGCTCGCCGACAAGGCCCGCACCCGCGCGCTGATGGCCGCGGCCGGCCTGCCGATCCTGCCCGGCACCACGCACGCGGTGGAGACGCCGGCCGAGGCGCGCGAGACCGCGGACCGGATCGGCCTCCCCGTGATCATCAAGGCGGTCGCCGGCGGTGGTGGCCGCGGCGTCCGGGTGGTCCGCGACGCGGGCGAGCTGACCACCGGATACCTCGAGTCGCGCGCGGCCGCACAGGCGCTGTTCGGCGACAGCCGGGTCTACCTCGAACGGTTCCTGGAGTCCGCCCGCCACGTCGAGGTCCAGGTGCTCGCGGACACCCACGGCGGCGTCATCCACCTGGGCGAGCGCGACTGCTCGGTGCAGCGCCGGCACCAGAAGCTGATCGAGGAGTCACCCGCGCCCGGCCTTCCGGACGAGCTGCTGGACCGGATCCGCACGGCCGCGGTCACCGGCGCCCGCGCGGCCGGCTACGTGGGCGCGGGCACGTTCGAGTTCCTGGTCGGGCGGGAGAACGACTTCCACCTGATGGAGGTCAACTGCCGGCTCCAGGTCGAGCACCCGGTCACCGAGATGGTCACCGGCGTCGACCTGGTCCGCGAGCAGATCCTGATCGCGGCCGGCGAACGCATGACGCTGCGCCAGGAGGACGTGCGGCTCGACGGCGTGGCGATCGAGTGCCGGGTCAACGCGGAGGACCCGGCGCGCGACTTCCTGCCCACGCCCGGCGTGGTCACCACGTTCCTGCCGCCGGGCGGGCAGTTCGTCCGCGTGGACACGCACGGGTACGCCGGCTACCGGGTGCCGCCGGACTACGACTCGCTGCTGGCCAAGGTGATCGCCTGGGCGCCGGACCGGGAGCAGGCGATGGCCCGCATGCGGCGCGCGCTCGGCGAGTTCGGCATCGAGGGGCAGGGCGTGCGCACCACCGCGCCGTACCTGCGCGACCTCATCGACCACCCGCTGTTCCGTACCGCCAAGCACGACACGGGTTTGATCTCTTAG
- a CDS encoding methyltransferase has protein sequence MTDASLAAAANFDERQRLDDRERQIAVLGSAKQISHVIYAVSELAVADLLAERPRTVPELAAETGTHTDALRRVLRGAASVGIFEERDGDVFALTPLGEGLRSDRIGGLRPMVQFSNTDLTRLPYAEILHSVRTGEPAFDRVYGMPFYDYLAGHPEHNRFFEGFMAHWSRRLADRFAGELAPERFRRIADVGGGNGYFLSRMLQRHPAGEGHLFDLPEVVADAEPVLKEAGVADRVTVTGGDFFADELPRGCDAYILKSIIHNWPDERCLALLRRLRETIGDSGATLIAIDQVVPPLNQWDHSKIIDIDMLVLFGGKERTLREWTDLFAAAGFTLVNTPAERGWALLEARVAA, from the coding sequence ATGACCGACGCGAGCCTGGCAGCCGCCGCGAACTTCGACGAGCGACAGCGGCTGGACGACCGGGAGCGGCAGATCGCCGTCCTCGGCAGCGCGAAGCAGATCTCCCACGTGATCTACGCGGTCAGCGAGCTGGCCGTCGCGGACCTGCTGGCCGAGCGGCCGCGCACGGTGCCGGAATTGGCCGCGGAGACGGGGACGCACACCGACGCGCTGCGCCGGGTGCTGCGCGGCGCCGCGTCCGTGGGCATCTTCGAGGAGCGGGACGGCGACGTGTTCGCGCTGACGCCGCTGGGCGAGGGGCTGCGCTCGGACCGCATCGGCGGGCTGCGGCCGATGGTGCAGTTCAGCAACACGGACCTGACCCGGCTGCCGTACGCGGAGATCCTGCACAGCGTGCGCACCGGCGAGCCCGCGTTCGACCGGGTGTACGGCATGCCGTTCTACGACTACCTGGCCGGTCACCCGGAGCACAACCGGTTCTTCGAGGGGTTCATGGCGCACTGGAGCCGGCGGCTGGCCGACCGGTTCGCCGGTGAGCTGGCGCCGGAGCGGTTCCGCCGGATCGCCGACGTCGGCGGCGGCAACGGCTACTTCCTGTCCCGGATGCTGCAGCGGCATCCGGCCGGCGAGGGGCACCTGTTCGACCTGCCGGAGGTGGTGGCGGACGCGGAGCCGGTGCTGAAGGAGGCGGGCGTCGCGGACCGGGTGACCGTGACCGGCGGCGACTTCTTCGCGGACGAGCTGCCGCGCGGCTGCGACGCGTACATCCTGAAGTCGATCATCCACAACTGGCCGGACGAGCGGTGCCTGGCGCTGCTGCGGCGGCTGCGCGAGACGATCGGCGACTCCGGCGCCACGCTGATCGCGATCGACCAGGTGGTGCCGCCGCTGAACCAGTGGGACCACTCCAAGATCATCGACATCGACATGCTGGTGCTGTTCGGCGGCAAGGAGCGCACGCTGCGCGAGTGGACCGACCTGTTCGCCGCGGCCGGCTTCACGCTCGTCAACACGCCGGCCGAGCGCGGCTGGGCGCTGCTGGAAGCGCGGGTGGCGGCATGA
- a CDS encoding cupin domain-containing protein, giving the protein MHRQPVRKVSAADVPAINRIGGDVRILLSPRTVDATAGFLGTVTLEPGEYVAEQYNPYSDKFCYLVRGEVTIRIDGEKVVLAADEAVMVRRGQRHRIENTGGETALLVFQIAPLAPRPELGHVDTEEVPHPDAAPPLVGGAPTTEGSS; this is encoded by the coding sequence ATGCACCGGCAACCGGTACGCAAGGTCAGCGCCGCGGACGTACCCGCGATCAACCGGATCGGTGGTGACGTGCGCATCCTGCTCAGCCCGCGCACGGTCGACGCCACCGCCGGCTTCCTGGGCACGGTCACGCTGGAGCCCGGCGAGTACGTGGCCGAGCAGTACAACCCGTACTCCGACAAGTTCTGCTACCTGGTGCGCGGCGAGGTGACGATCCGGATCGACGGCGAGAAGGTCGTGCTCGCCGCGGACGAGGCCGTCATGGTCCGCCGCGGCCAGCGACACCGGATCGAGAACACCGGCGGCGAGACCGCGCTGCTGGTCTTCCAGATCGCGCCGCTGGCGCCCCGCCCCGAGCTGGGCCACGTCGACACCGAGGAAGTCCCGCACCCGGACGCCGCGCCGCCGCTGGTCGGCGGCGCCCCCACCACGGAGGGATCGTCATGA